In the Clostridium beijerinckii genome, one interval contains:
- a CDS encoding glycyl-radical enzyme activating protein, whose translation MNDIKACIFNIQKYSIHDGPGIRTVVFFKGCPLSCLWCSNPESQDSKIQIICDKTKCTQCLHCIDVCQNNAISLNDNHIKIDSNNCISCFACKNSCPHKALSAEGEFLTLSHVMNEVMKDEMFYEESNGGVTLSGGEVLMQHEFASELLKLLKNRNIHTTIETTGYASNKTFSKFIQDVDLLLFDIKHYDREKHFKVTNVYNDLIIKNLKIAIDNGKDVIIRIPVIPSINSSLEDAKEFCKLLESVNAKKVNLLPFHQFGQKKYELLNKPYTFQNTQQLHEEDLLDYKNIFLKNGFDCYF comes from the coding sequence ATGAACGATATAAAAGCTTGCATTTTCAATATTCAAAAATACAGCATACACGATGGTCCTGGAATCAGAACTGTAGTTTTTTTCAAGGGCTGTCCCTTAAGTTGCCTATGGTGTTCAAATCCAGAATCTCAAGATAGTAAGATACAAATCATATGTGATAAAACTAAGTGCACACAATGTCTTCATTGTATAGACGTTTGTCAAAATAATGCTATTTCCTTAAATGATAATCATATAAAAATTGATTCTAACAACTGTATTTCTTGTTTTGCTTGTAAAAATTCCTGTCCTCATAAAGCTCTTTCAGCAGAAGGTGAATTTTTAACCCTTTCTCATGTTATGAATGAAGTTATGAAAGATGAAATGTTTTATGAAGAATCAAATGGTGGCGTTACTTTATCTGGTGGTGAAGTATTAATGCAGCATGAGTTTGCATCAGAATTATTAAAACTATTGAAGAATAGAAACATACACACAACCATTGAAACCACTGGATATGCTTCAAATAAAACATTCTCAAAGTTTATACAAGATGTAGATTTATTATTATTTGATATAAAACACTATGATAGAGAAAAGCATTTTAAAGTAACAAATGTTTATAATGATTTAATTATCAAAAATTTGAAAATTGCTATAGATAACGGTAAAGATGTCATTATTCGTATTCCTGTCATTCCGAGCATAAACTCTAGTTTAGAAGATGCTAAAGAATTTTGTAAATTACTTGAGTCCGTTAATGCTAAGAAAGTAAACTTACTTCCATTTCATCAATTTGGGCAGAAAAAATACGAACTTCTGAACAAACCATATACTTTCCAAAATACGCAACAACTTCATGAAGAAGATTTATTAGATTATAAAAATATATTTCTTAAAAACGGATTTGATTGTTACTTTTAA